From the Psilocybe cubensis strain MGC-MH-2018 chromosome 9, whole genome shotgun sequence genome, one window contains:
- a CDS encoding Efflux pump radE has translation MSSEKVDEKHDTESNGSHAQTSSSEIDLFSFHEKRAGRLIIDPAEAKIELGEEVAAKLKLSADGTKVLWPQPTDSDLDPQNWSDGRKTLLLIIITLAAIVPDFDSGIGIAAIFALAEQYNTTTGVINNLTSNWSIFLLGWGGLAAVMVIRRLGRLPVLFWSQVLALGFLVGCTFAPDLKTFTAMRCLTAFFGTAPQVTGLYVVTDLYPFHLQARKLNIWTMGFIVSPFISPFAFGFLVARTSWRWAYGIGSIYSAIVVLLIAFFMEETMFDRTLKPIPLPTSTGLRLRIENLVGITGLRMQKYRISWYESFVSPFRLVWRPHLLMVLLFEAMLFGFGIGINVTNAVFLGSPPPFGYGFSEFAVAGGYATPIVSVILGELFGRYANDWIMNASIRRNKGVFEAESRLWACYIAIPLYICGFITLGASFQKHLSVGALVMGWGIAEFAIMINTVAVYAYCNDAFPKHQGEISALINHARVLGGFSVAYFQVPWALKNGAIQTFGCEAAIIAGLFVLFIPFLQWKGSALRAKYSLH, from the exons ATGTCCTCAGAGAAGGTTGACGAGAAGCACGACACCGAGTCCAATGGAAGCCATGCTCAAACCTCAAGCTCTGAAATCGACCTCTTTTCGTTCCACGAGAAACGGGCAGGTCGTTTGATTATTGACCCAGC CGAAGCAAAAATTGAGCTTGGAGAAGAGGTTGCGGCTAAATTGAAGTTGTCTGCAGATGGGACAAAAGTACTTTGGCCACAACCGACAGACTCTGATTTGGATCCCCAGAACTGGAGCGACGGTCGGAAGacactcctcctcatcatcattacGCTTGCTGCTATCGTACCCGATTTCGATTCCGGTATAG GGATCGCTGCTATCTTTGCTTTGGCGGAACAATACAACACGACCACTGGAGTTATCAACAACCTCACATCAAA TTGGAGTATTTTCCTCTTAG GATGGGGTGGCCTTGCTGCTGTGATGGTTATCCGACGTCTAGGTCGCCTCCCGGTGTTATTTTGGTCACAG GTTCTGGCATTAGGGTTCCTCGTTGGTTGTACTTTTGCCCCCGATCTTAAGACTTTCACTG CTATGCGGTGTTTGACCGCCTTCTTTGG AACTGCCCCACAAGTCACA GGTCTTTACGTTGTGACTGACCTATACCCCTTTCACCTCCAAGCAAGGAAACTTAACATCTGGACGATGGGTTTCATCGTCTCTCCATTTATTTCCCCATTCGCCTTCGGCTTCCTCGTCGCTCGCACGTCATGGAGGTGGGCGTATGGCATTGGGTCCATCTACTCTGCGATTGTGGTTTTGCTCATTGCATTCTTTATGGAAGAAAC GATGTTCGACCGAACGTTGAAACCTATCCCATTGCCTACTTCCACAGGACTCAGGCTGAGAATTGAGAACCTTGTTGGCATCACAGGGTTAAGAATGCAGAAATATCGCATTTCTTGGTATGAATCTTTCGTCAGCCCATTCCGACTGGTATGGAGGCCTCATTTATTAATGGTTTTGTTATTTGAG GCAATGCTTTTTGGGTTTGGTATCGGTATCAAC GTTACCAACGCCGTTTTCCTTGGTTCCCCACCTCCCTTTGGTTATGGCTTTAGTGAATTCGCAGTTGCAGGAGGATACGCAACACCCATT GTATCTGTTATTCTCGGTGAATTATTTGGTCGGTACGCCAATGACTGGATTATGAACGCCAGTATCAGGCGGAACAAAGGTGTCTTCGAAGCCGAGAGCCGCCTTTG GGCATGTTATATCGCCATTCCTCTGTATATCTGTGGCTTTATCACCCTTGGGGCCTCGTTCCAAAAACACCTTAGTGTCGGGGCATTAGTAATGGGATGGGGAATTGCTGAATTTGCTATCATGATTAACACTGTGGCCGTATACGCCTACTGTAATGACGCGTTCCCAAAACATCAG GGGGAAATCAGCGCCTTGATTAATCATGCGCGTGTTCTTGGTG GCTTTAGTGTTGCGTATTTCCAAGTACCATGGGCGCTTAAAAATGGCGCCATTCAAACCTTTGGATGCGAGGCTGC TATCATTGCCGGCCTATTTGTGCTCTTTATTCCATTCCTACAATGGAAAGGGTCCGCTCTACGG GCCAAATATTCATTGCACTAA
- a CDS encoding Histone-lysine N-methyltransferase mes-2, with protein MPSLLTSELRQVHEDGKDAVAPAQTKSAERGNVPAFVLISNAIRRYAFHADLEEHGLCRNVGIQRGSFKVTEVRESKWGLGLFLSEPAETKELILEYVGEMIGPLTIDSRNCHAEHRNRSYVFELNPTFSLDSAYAGNQTRYMNHSAEEANCHTNARRIEEGEELLINYGSKFWPSDRLAQVELASAQAVPFPSYDDPTDLTYNEKEGNDLDS; from the exons ATGCCCTCCTTGTTGACTTCTGAACTTCGACAGGTACAcgaagatggaaaggatgCAGTTGCGCCCGCTCAGACAAAGTCTGCGGAACGAGGAAATGTTCCTGCGTTCGTGCTCATTTCGAATGCGATCCGGAGGTATGCCTTCCATGCGGATCTAG AGGAGCATGGCCTGTGTAGAAACGTTGGGATTCAAAGGGGCTCATTCAAA GTCACTGAAGTCAGAGAAAGCAAATGGGGGCTAGGCCTTTTCTTATCCGAGCCAGCAGAAACGAAAGAACTCATCTTAG AATACGTAGGAGAAATGATCGGCCCTTTAACAATCGATTCCAGGAA CTGCCACGCAGAACATAGAAACAGGTCGTACGTCTTCGAGCTGAACCCAACATTTTCATTGGACAGTGCATACGCGGGGAATCAGACCCGTTATATGAACCACAGCGCCGAAGAAGCGAATTGCCATACCAATG CCCGCCGCATCGAAGAGGGTGAAGAATTGCTCATCAATTATGGATCCAAGTTCTGGCCCTCGGATCGGCTGGCCCAGGTTGAGCTGGCGTCTGCTCAGGCTGTGCCATTTCCATCATATGACGATCCGACTGATTTGACGTATAACGAGAAAGAGGGCAATGACCTGGATTCATAG